From Yersinia hibernica, a single genomic window includes:
- the crcB gene encoding fluoride efflux transporter CrcB — protein MPNLIILVFVGGAFGAMCREFIMLSVPRLTDGFPMDIFAANIIAAFLLGLVTSFFKNGKINQYVHLMVGTGIMGGLSTFSSFVFGAVEMMKTPSGILVSICYLVASLIVGFIAVELGLIVGPKEKPKDPQAATE, from the coding sequence ATGCCGAATCTTATTATTTTAGTTTTTGTGGGTGGTGCTTTTGGTGCCATGTGTCGTGAATTTATCATGCTGTCAGTACCTCGACTGACTGATGGCTTTCCGATGGACATCTTTGCCGCCAATATTATCGCTGCATTTTTATTAGGGTTAGTGACCTCTTTCTTTAAAAATGGAAAAATTAATCAGTACGTACATTTGATGGTGGGTACCGGTATCATGGGCGGCCTTTCGACATTTTCCAGTTTTGTATTTGGTGCCGTCGAAATGATGAAAACGCCCAGTGGAATTTTAGTTTCAATCTGCTATTTAGTTGCCAGCTTAATTGTTGGTTTTATCGCCGTCGAATTAGGTTTAATAGTTGGCCCCAAAGAGAAACCGAAAGACCCACAAGCAGCCACTGAATAA
- the mgrA gene encoding L-glyceraldehyde 3-phosphate reductase → MPYNTDPSRYNQMQYRFCGKSGLQLPALSLGLWHNFSFNNTLESQRTLLRKAFDLGITHFDLANNYGPPPGSAEQNFGKLLQDDFKPYRDELVISTKAGYNMWPGPYGAGSSRKYLLASLDQSLKRMGLDYVDIFYSHRVDENTPMEETASALAQAVQSGKALYVGISSYSSERTAKMVALLQEWKVPLLIHQPSYNILNRWVEQTNLLDTLDKYGVGCIAFTPLAQGLLTGKYLNGIPDDSRMKKEAGGSLKENMLSEANLRSIRLLNELAEQRGQSLAQMALSWLLKDKRVTSVLIGASRPEQLEENCAALGNLNFSAEELRAIDQHVTDGKLNLWQASSDR, encoded by the coding sequence ATGCCTTACAACACAGATCCTTCCCGCTACAACCAAATGCAATATCGTTTTTGTGGAAAAAGTGGCTTGCAGCTCCCGGCATTGTCACTTGGACTTTGGCATAATTTTAGCTTTAACAATACATTAGAATCACAACGAACGTTGCTGCGTAAAGCTTTTGACCTGGGGATTACCCATTTCGATTTAGCCAATAATTACGGGCCACCACCGGGGTCGGCAGAACAAAATTTCGGTAAGTTATTGCAGGATGATTTTAAACCTTATCGTGATGAATTAGTTATCTCGACCAAAGCGGGTTATAACATGTGGCCTGGCCCTTATGGTGCCGGCAGTTCGCGGAAATATCTGCTGGCCAGCTTAGATCAAAGTCTAAAACGGATGGGGTTGGATTACGTGGATATTTTCTATTCCCACCGTGTTGATGAAAATACGCCGATGGAAGAAACTGCCTCAGCATTAGCGCAGGCAGTACAAAGTGGTAAAGCCCTGTATGTCGGAATTTCCTCCTATTCTTCTGAACGAACCGCCAAAATGGTGGCGTTATTGCAGGAATGGAAAGTCCCTCTGCTTATCCATCAACCTTCTTATAATATTCTTAATCGTTGGGTTGAACAGACTAATCTATTAGATACTTTGGATAAATATGGTGTTGGCTGTATTGCTTTCACACCTTTGGCCCAGGGACTATTAACCGGTAAGTATCTCAATGGTATTCCAGATGATTCCCGCATGAAAAAAGAAGCTGGCGGCTCGTTGAAAGAAAATATGTTGTCAGAGGCAAATCTACGCAGCATCAGGCTGTTGAATGAATTGGCTGAACAGCGTGGGCAATCATTGGCACAAATGGCTTTAAGTTGGTTGTTGAAAGATAAGCGTGTCACGTCGGTTTTAATTGGGGCCAGCCGTCCAGAACAGCTCGAGGAAAACTGTGCCGCGCTCGGTAATCTGAATTTCAGTGCAGAAGAATTACGTGCTATTGATCAGCATGTTACTGATGGGAAACTCAATTTGTGGCAGGCGTCTTCGGATCGTTAA
- a CDS encoding HoxN/HupN/NixA family nickel/cobalt transporter — protein MTVGLEKRSAFGNQQTKRRAIYLLVGLLVVNGLAWLWAFTEFNDNAVLMGMAFLAYSFGLRHAVDADHIAAIDNVTRKLMQQGKTPIAVGTFFSLGHSTIVILASLAIAATAMAFKNNMTWFHETGGLIGTLVSSLFLLLFGFLNLTILISVYKKFKQVKAGHVYQDEELDLLVTNNGGFLARIFKRVFNLVSKSWHMYPVGFLFGLGFDTATEIGVLGISAASATHGMNLWSIMVFPILFASGMALIDSLDNFVMIGAYGWAFSKPVRKLYYNITITAASVIIAFFIGGIEALGLIADKLNLTGGIWAPINNISENLGEIGYWIIGMFILCWVISAVNYYVRGYDKLSITR, from the coding sequence ATGACGGTTGGACTAGAGAAACGTAGCGCATTTGGCAACCAACAAACTAAACGTCGCGCCATTTATTTATTGGTCGGTTTACTGGTTGTTAATGGGCTGGCATGGCTTTGGGCTTTTACTGAGTTTAATGATAATGCTGTATTAATGGGGATGGCATTCTTGGCTTATAGCTTTGGTTTGCGTCATGCTGTTGACGCCGATCATATTGCAGCCATTGATAATGTTACCCGCAAACTTATGCAGCAGGGGAAGACGCCGATTGCAGTGGGAACATTCTTCTCCCTTGGGCATTCCACTATTGTCATATTAGCGTCACTTGCTATCGCCGCGACTGCGATGGCATTTAAAAATAATATGACGTGGTTCCACGAAACCGGTGGTTTAATTGGAACACTGGTTTCATCCTTGTTTTTACTGTTATTTGGCTTCCTCAATTTAACTATCCTGATTTCAGTCTATAAAAAGTTCAAACAGGTCAAAGCGGGGCATGTCTATCAAGACGAAGAGCTTGACCTCTTGGTGACTAATAATGGTGGTTTTCTCGCCAGAATATTCAAACGTGTATTTAATCTGGTGAGTAAAAGCTGGCATATGTACCCGGTGGGATTTTTATTTGGCCTGGGTTTTGATACCGCGACTGAAATTGGGGTGTTAGGGATCTCAGCGGCAAGTGCCACCCACGGTATGAATTTGTGGTCAATTATGGTCTTCCCGATTTTATTTGCTTCCGGGATGGCATTGATCGACTCACTTGATAACTTTGTTATGATTGGTGCATATGGTTGGGCTTTTTCTAAACCAGTGCGTAAATTGTATTACAACATTACTATCACGGCAGCTTCAGTTATCATTGCATTCTTCATCGGTGGGATTGAAGCTTTGGGATTAATAGCAGATAAACTGAATTTGACCGGTGGTATTTGGGCACCAATAAATAATATCAGTGAAAACTTAGGGGAGATAGGCTACTGGATTATTGGTATGTTTATACTGTGCTGGGTGATTTCTGCGGTTAATTATTATGTTCGCGGCTATGACAAATTAAGCATTACTCGCTAA
- the ureG gene encoding urease accessory protein UreG, whose translation MNSHSTDKRKKITRIGIGGPVGSGKTAIIEVITPILIKRGIKPLIITNDIVTTEDAKQVKRTLKGILDEEKILGVETGACPHTAVREDPSMNIAAVEEMEERFPDSDLIMIESGGDNLTLTFSPALADFYIYVIDVAEGEKIPRKNGPGLVQADILVINKIDLAPYVGASLDVMESDTKVVRGERPYILTNCKTGQGIEELVDMIMRDFLFTHVEPQGEHA comes from the coding sequence GTGAATAGCCATTCAACCGATAAACGCAAAAAGATTACCCGCATTGGTATTGGTGGCCCGGTAGGTTCAGGTAAAACCGCCATTATCGAAGTGATCACCCCGATTCTGATCAAGCGGGGTATTAAGCCACTGATCATTACCAATGACATCGTCACCACCGAGGATGCCAAACAGGTAAAACGCACCCTGAAAGGCATTCTGGATGAAGAGAAAATCCTTGGGGTAGAAACCGGTGCCTGCCCGCATACCGCAGTGCGCGAAGACCCGAGTATGAATATCGCTGCGGTAGAAGAGATGGAAGAGCGCTTCCCTGACAGTGACCTTATCATGATTGAAAGTGGCGGCGACAACCTGACATTGACTTTCAGCCCCGCACTGGCCGACTTCTATATCTATGTTATTGATGTGGCGGAAGGGGAAAAAATCCCACGCAAAAATGGCCCTGGTTTGGTTCAGGCGGATATTCTGGTTATCAACAAGATTGACCTTGCCCCGTATGTCGGTGCCAGCCTGGATGTGATGGAAAGTGACACCAAAGTGGTGCGTGGTGAGCGCCCTTATATTCTGACCAACTGCAAAACCGGTCAGGGCATTGAAGAGTTGGTCGATATGATTATGCGCGATTTCCTATTTACCCATGTTGAACCGCAAGGAGAGCATGCATGA
- a CDS encoding PQQ-dependent sugar dehydrogenase, which yields MALLEYKTPAFRVHLQLLKLLILSVFISTPVMATPSVTVAELQDGLDHPWSLAFLPDNEGILITERSGQLRLWHQGKALSNPLKGVPAVYAKGQGGLFEVALSPTFAQDRRIYLSFAEEGKDGKAGTAVGYGRLNPQGTAIENFTIFFRQQPKLSTGNHFGGKLAFDDQGHLFITLGENNQRLTAQDLSLHQGKIVRLTLDGKVPKDNPFANKSPTRPEIWSYGHRNPQGLALNPWSGVIWSNEHGPKGGDEINIPIAGKNYGWPLVTHGVNYSGLPIPEAKGTHLDGTEQPAYYWEKSPGISGMAFYDAARFPVWQHSLFIGALAQKELIRLQLDGDKVIAEERLLGDRGERIRDVRVGPDGYIYLLTDESDGKLLKVGLAPNK from the coding sequence ATGGCGTTATTAGAATATAAAACACCAGCTTTTCGAGTGCATTTGCAGTTATTAAAATTACTCATACTCAGTGTGTTTATCTCAACGCCAGTGATGGCTACCCCCTCAGTCACTGTCGCGGAACTACAAGATGGGCTAGATCATCCCTGGTCGCTGGCATTCTTGCCGGATAATGAGGGGATTTTAATCACTGAACGTAGCGGGCAGTTACGATTATGGCATCAAGGAAAAGCGCTATCAAACCCCCTAAAAGGGGTACCTGCTGTGTATGCCAAAGGGCAAGGTGGCTTGTTCGAAGTGGCATTATCGCCGACATTTGCGCAAGATAGGCGTATTTATCTCAGTTTTGCCGAGGAAGGAAAGGACGGGAAAGCCGGGACAGCAGTGGGTTATGGCCGCCTTAATCCGCAAGGAACTGCCATTGAGAACTTCACTATCTTTTTTCGTCAACAGCCAAAACTATCCACTGGCAACCATTTTGGCGGTAAATTGGCCTTTGATGACCAAGGCCATCTCTTTATCACCTTAGGTGAAAACAATCAGCGCCTGACAGCACAGGATTTGAGTTTGCATCAAGGTAAAATTGTCCGTCTAACCCTCGACGGTAAAGTGCCAAAAGACAACCCTTTTGCCAATAAGTCACCGACAAGGCCAGAAATCTGGTCTTACGGCCATCGCAACCCGCAAGGACTGGCTCTTAATCCATGGAGTGGCGTGATATGGTCCAATGAACATGGGCCGAAAGGTGGCGATGAAATCAATATCCCCATCGCCGGGAAAAACTACGGCTGGCCATTAGTAACCCATGGCGTGAATTATTCTGGTTTGCCGATCCCTGAAGCCAAAGGTACACATCTTGATGGGACTGAGCAGCCCGCGTATTACTGGGAAAAGTCACCAGGGATCAGTGGAATGGCATTCTATGATGCTGCGCGTTTTCCTGTCTGGCAACATTCTCTGTTTATCGGTGCATTAGCGCAAAAAGAGTTGATTCGCTTGCAACTTGATGGCGATAAAGTGATTGCCGAAGAACGCCTGCTGGGGGATCGCGGCGAACGTATCCGCGATGTGCGTGTCGGGCCTGACGGCTACATTTACCTGCTGACGGATGAAAGTGACGGCAAACTACTAAAAGTCGGTCTTGCACCTAATAAATAA
- the kch gene encoding voltage-gated potassium channel protein has product MKILQEIKTKVSIPLLLAILVAINGYLVLSPVLFRAISHSTDAVSNFSTWKEALSFLELVEIPRFMIGLLLILMAFAVSMKTRTAWFLTVLLLFTLVAINIFILKDQNKLTTYSLIVIVALLFYWREFDHYSLGSATFFAIASVSSLIVYSMLGTLYMGDEFAPVVTDLPTAFYFAIVCMSTVGFGDIIPHTTVARMFTLTVIIAGITVFATSIASIAGPIISNNIKRIVKGRIYHVERKNHFIIVGSSSLALNVYNGLHDRGDDVTVVCAVGSQHNFPPHADIIEGDPSSVQTLKLAGAAKAKYIIALCDSDADNTFTILAAKEIAGENTKTLALVNETQNMKKVKRVNPDMVFSLPLLGSELLVRTLNGDAINNSLITEMFFGNCQKLD; this is encoded by the coding sequence ATGAAAATATTACAGGAAATTAAGACTAAGGTGTCGATACCGCTTTTGTTGGCTATTTTGGTCGCCATTAATGGGTATCTGGTGCTAAGCCCGGTACTTTTCCGGGCAATCTCTCATTCAACAGATGCCGTAAGCAATTTCAGTACTTGGAAGGAGGCGCTAAGTTTTCTTGAATTGGTTGAAATTCCAAGATTTATGATCGGTCTACTACTGATATTAATGGCATTTGCAGTATCGATGAAAACCCGTACGGCATGGTTCCTTACGGTGTTATTGTTGTTTACTCTCGTTGCTATCAATATCTTTATTCTGAAGGATCAGAATAAACTGACGACTTATTCACTTATTGTTATTGTCGCTCTGCTATTTTATTGGCGTGAGTTTGATCATTACAGTCTTGGTAGTGCGACGTTCTTTGCGATCGCGAGTGTTTCTTCGTTAATTGTCTACAGCATGTTGGGCACTCTTTACATGGGTGATGAGTTCGCACCGGTAGTGACCGATTTACCGACGGCGTTCTATTTTGCGATTGTCTGTATGTCCACAGTGGGTTTCGGGGATATTATCCCGCACACCACGGTGGCGAGAATGTTCACTCTTACGGTGATTATTGCTGGTATTACTGTTTTTGCTACTTCCATTGCTTCTATTGCCGGCCCGATAATCAGTAATAATATTAAACGCATAGTTAAAGGTAGGATTTATCACGTGGAACGTAAAAATCACTTTATTATTGTCGGTTCCAGTTCTTTGGCGCTCAACGTTTATAATGGTCTGCATGACCGGGGTGATGATGTCACTGTTGTTTGCGCAGTTGGCAGCCAGCACAATTTTCCTCCGCATGCCGATATTATCGAGGGGGATCCCTCTTCAGTACAAACACTGAAACTAGCCGGTGCTGCCAAGGCAAAATATATTATTGCATTGTGTGATAGTGATGCTGATAACACCTTTACCATTCTGGCTGCAAAAGAGATAGCGGGTGAGAATACGAAAACATTGGCATTAGTCAATGAAACACAAAATATGAAGAAAGTTAAACGGGTTAACCCTGATATGGTGTTCTCACTGCCATTACTGGGCAGTGAACTGCTGGTTAGAACTTTAAATGGCGATGCTATCAATAACTCTCTTATTACAGAAATGTTTTTTGGCAATTGTCAAAAATTAGATTAA
- the yut gene encoding urea transporter — protein MNTKTGNQSGWAQLSASNVFIEFIDTTLRGCAQVMFQNNPLTGLFFFAAIFVGAYGEGNPAVAYGCVLGTVVATLTGLTMRDRKSWRAGLYGYNGCLVGAALPTFLVATPTLWACIVLGSIVSVIVMACIADILNTWKVAALTAPFVLTTWMILLASYAFTGLQSSGLPTPALPHPFVLAAGTAAEGNIFVSMFNGISEVFLLSSLIGGILFVIGLAVESLWAAVFALGGSLLALFTAMFLGANPSSIDTGLYAFSAVLTAIALGSTFNKPSWRVLAYTIIGVIFTVIVQGALNILLSPIGIPTLTMPFVLASWLFLVPNKDVMPAHRQ, from the coding sequence ATGAATACGAAAACGGGCAATCAATCCGGCTGGGCACAACTGAGTGCTTCAAATGTTTTCATTGAATTTATCGATACAACGCTACGCGGTTGTGCTCAAGTCATGTTTCAGAATAACCCGTTGACAGGATTATTCTTTTTTGCCGCCATCTTTGTTGGCGCTTATGGTGAGGGCAATCCGGCGGTGGCCTACGGTTGTGTGCTCGGCACGGTGGTAGCCACACTCACCGGGTTGACCATGCGCGACCGTAAATCCTGGCGTGCAGGATTATATGGCTATAATGGGTGCTTGGTGGGGGCTGCATTACCGACATTTTTGGTTGCCACTCCGACCCTGTGGGCTTGTATTGTTCTGGGTAGCATCGTGTCAGTGATTGTGATGGCTTGTATCGCTGATATTTTAAACACTTGGAAAGTGGCCGCGTTAACGGCTCCCTTTGTTCTGACTACCTGGATGATATTACTGGCCAGTTATGCCTTTACGGGGCTACAAAGCAGTGGCTTGCCAACACCTGCACTCCCTCATCCATTTGTTTTAGCTGCGGGAACGGCTGCTGAGGGCAATATTTTTGTTAGTATGTTTAACGGTATCTCTGAGGTCTTTTTACTCAGTAGCTTGATTGGTGGCATTCTTTTTGTCATCGGTCTGGCGGTAGAATCACTTTGGGCTGCAGTATTTGCCCTAGGAGGATCGTTACTTGCGCTCTTCACCGCCATGTTCCTCGGTGCGAATCCAAGCAGTATTGATACCGGGCTTTATGCTTTCAGTGCGGTATTGACAGCCATCGCACTAGGCTCAACATTTAATAAACCCAGCTGGCGCGTTTTAGCCTATACCATCATCGGCGTTATTTTTACAGTGATCGTACAGGGCGCTCTGAATATCTTACTGTCACCTATTGGCATTCCTACGTTGACGATGCCATTTGTTCTGGCCTCATGGTTATTCTTGGTTCCGAATAAAGATGTGATGCCGGCACATAGACAATAG
- a CDS encoding urease accessory protein UreF, protein MNASDLIRIMQFGDSVLPVGAFTFSNGVESAIQTGVVHDVATLKGFVLTALKQAASCDGMGVVAAHRAVMANDNDGIIRADWAVNNRKLNEESRLMATRMGKKLAEMSIHVVEHPLISWWLEQIKNGNTAGTYPVTQAVVMAAQGIGQREVVVMHQYGVAMTILSAAMRLMRVTHFDTQHILFELNHDIEKFCDIAEIGDIEQMSSYVPIVDVLAAVHVKAHVRLFSN, encoded by the coding sequence ATGAATGCATCAGATCTCATTCGTATTATGCAATTTGGTGATTCCGTACTGCCGGTCGGGGCCTTTACGTTCTCTAATGGTGTGGAGTCCGCCATTCAAACTGGCGTTGTGCATGACGTAGCAACACTAAAAGGCTTTGTCTTGACGGCGTTAAAGCAGGCCGCCAGTTGTGATGGAATGGGGGTCGTTGCCGCCCACCGGGCAGTAATGGCCAATGATAACGACGGCATTATCCGGGCCGATTGGGCGGTGAATAATCGCAAATTAAATGAAGAAAGCCGGCTGATGGCCACCCGTATGGGAAAAAAATTGGCGGAGATGTCCATCCATGTCGTGGAACATCCGCTGATCAGCTGGTGGCTGGAGCAGATAAAGAATGGCAATACCGCAGGGACTTATCCGGTCACTCAGGCGGTGGTTATGGCGGCGCAGGGAATTGGGCAGCGAGAAGTGGTCGTGATGCATCAATACGGCGTAGCGATGACGATATTAAGTGCAGCCATGCGTTTGATGCGTGTTACACATTTCGATACACAGCATATCTTGTTTGAATTAAACCACGATATCGAGAAATTCTGTGATATTGCCGAAATTGGCGATATTGAACAGATGTCTTCGTATGTCCCTATTGTCGATGTTTTGGCGGCGGTGCATGTAAAAGCACACGTTCGCCTGTTTAGTAACTGA
- the ureE gene encoding urease accessory protein UreE has protein sequence MILIEHILGNVKKDPVWQEKLKDATFDLLILDQREAQKSRCRKLSSQGLDLGISLDRHVVLADGDVLAWDEKNRVAVVVQINLRDVMVIDLSELKSRSPDELIKTCFELGHALGNQHWKAVTKNNEVYVPLTVATTMMDSVMRTHGFQHLPFRFVKGAEILPLLSNSEARLLFGGAEDTDTHVHVASPLDEPHGSGLHVHAIHSHGDGHSHSHDHDHSHSHGDHDHDHKH, from the coding sequence ATGATTTTGATAGAGCACATTCTTGGCAATGTGAAAAAGGATCCGGTTTGGCAGGAAAAGCTTAAAGACGCCACTTTTGATCTCTTGATTTTGGATCAACGAGAAGCGCAAAAAAGCCGCTGTCGTAAACTCAGCTCTCAGGGGTTGGATCTCGGTATTTCACTCGACCGACACGTTGTTCTGGCTGATGGTGATGTGCTGGCATGGGATGAAAAAAACCGTGTTGCCGTGGTGGTGCAGATCAACTTACGTGATGTCATGGTCATTGACCTGAGTGAGCTGAAAAGCCGTTCACCGGATGAATTGATTAAAACCTGCTTTGAGCTGGGGCATGCTTTGGGCAACCAGCACTGGAAGGCGGTCACGAAAAATAATGAGGTGTATGTCCCGCTGACGGTGGCGACTACCATGATGGATTCTGTCATGAGAACTCATGGTTTCCAGCATTTGCCTTTCCGTTTTGTGAAGGGGGCGGAAATTTTACCGTTACTCAGTAATTCTGAAGCCCGACTGTTGTTTGGCGGGGCGGAAGATACCGATACTCATGTTCATGTCGCCAGCCCATTGGATGAACCCCATGGCTCCGGCTTACATGTTCACGCGATTCATTCCCACGGCGACGGACATTCGCATAGCCATGACCACGACCACAGTCATAGCCACGGCGACCACGACCACGACCATAAACACTGA
- a CDS encoding urease accessory protein UreD — MTSQSQNIVETPSRVRAHALGVNAPELAEYQDEPAQMRSGAIGKSGYLKLRFAKREHRSILAEMERRVPSMVQKALYWDEEMPELPCVTMISTSGCILQGDRLATDVIVEAGACAHVTTQSATKVHMMNANYASQIQNFTVEEGGYLEFMPDPLIPHRNSRFITDTTINIHPTATAIYSEVLMSGRKYHHADERFGFDVYSSRVAGHNLAGKELFVEKYVLEPKSESLDAIGVMQTFDAFGNVILLTPKEHHDRILARVPAHFDIKGGIASGATRLPNDCGLVFKALGIDSAGVKDEIRQFWKIAREEILGVTLPEKFLWR, encoded by the coding sequence ATGACATCGCAGAGCCAGAATATCGTGGAAACTCCTTCACGGGTTCGCGCTCACGCATTAGGTGTTAACGCGCCGGAATTAGCGGAATATCAAGATGAACCGGCGCAAATGCGTAGCGGGGCCATAGGGAAAAGCGGCTATCTCAAGCTGAGATTCGCCAAACGTGAGCATCGCAGTATTTTGGCAGAAATGGAAAGACGCGTGCCATCAATGGTGCAAAAGGCGCTGTATTGGGATGAGGAAATGCCCGAATTACCTTGTGTCACCATGATTTCGACGTCGGGGTGTATTTTACAAGGGGACCGGTTGGCCACCGATGTAATTGTGGAGGCCGGCGCTTGTGCCCATGTCACCACTCAGTCAGCCACCAAAGTCCATATGATGAATGCGAACTATGCATCGCAGATACAGAATTTCACAGTGGAAGAGGGGGGGTATCTGGAGTTTATGCCCGACCCCCTTATTCCGCACCGTAATTCGCGTTTTATTACTGATACCACCATTAATATTCATCCTACGGCGACTGCGATTTATTCGGAAGTGCTGATGTCTGGGCGTAAATATCACCATGCGGACGAACGCTTTGGTTTTGATGTTTATTCATCCAGAGTTGCTGGGCACAATTTGGCAGGTAAAGAACTCTTTGTTGAAAAGTATGTGCTGGAGCCGAAGTCAGAAAGTCTGGATGCCATTGGGGTAATGCAAACATTTGACGCATTTGGCAATGTGATTTTATTAACACCCAAAGAGCACCATGATCGCATTTTGGCGCGGGTACCCGCCCACTTTGACATCAAAGGCGGGATTGCCAGTGGCGCGACGCGCTTACCCAATGATTGCGGACTGGTGTTTAAAGCATTGGGTATTGACAGTGCCGGTGTTAAGGATGAAATCCGACAGTTTTGGAAAATAGCGCGTGAGGAGATTCTCGGTGTGACATTGCCGGAAAAATTCTTATGGCGCTGA
- the hdeB gene encoding acid-activated periplasmic chaperone HdeB → MSYKSLRNIALTGLLLSAAATSFAATTSATATTPSDMTCKEFLDLNPKSFTPVVYWVLNSDTQYKKGDYVDLHETDTIVTPKVVEVCKKAPESKLSEIKQDILGFAKKHM, encoded by the coding sequence ATGTCCTACAAATCACTTCGTAATATTGCATTGACTGGTTTGTTACTTTCTGCTGCCGCAACAAGTTTTGCAGCAACCACTAGCGCAACAGCGACTACCCCGAGTGATATGACCTGCAAAGAGTTCCTGGATCTGAATCCTAAGTCATTTACTCCTGTCGTTTATTGGGTATTGAATTCTGATACTCAATATAAGAAAGGCGATTATGTTGATTTACATGAGACTGACACTATCGTGACACCGAAAGTGGTCGAGGTTTGTAAGAAAGCACCTGAAAGTAAACTCTCTGAGATTAAACAAGATATTTTAGGTTTTGCTAAAAAACATATGTAA
- a CDS encoding fluoride efflux transporter FluC produces the protein MTAIDVMWVGLGGGIGSLLRWWIGLGVGKIYKGNFPLGTFLINISGAFVIGYLSILFSVDWRDRYGDLMNAAVLTGILGGYTTFSSMQLDAAKLSTTRGRAIAAGYLIISVLVGLAAAAFGAWLAY, from the coding sequence ATGACAGCAATCGATGTCATGTGGGTCGGATTAGGTGGTGGTATCGGCTCACTTCTACGATGGTGGATAGGGCTGGGTGTCGGCAAAATATATAAAGGTAACTTCCCCCTAGGCACTTTTCTAATCAATATCTCGGGGGCATTTGTTATTGGTTATCTGAGTATTCTTTTTAGTGTTGACTGGCGTGATCGCTATGGCGATTTAATGAATGCAGCCGTGTTAACCGGTATTTTAGGCGGTTATACCACGTTTAGTAGTATGCAATTAGATGCAGCAAAACTGTCTACAACCCGAGGCCGAGCTATTGCTGCTGGATATCTGATTATTTCTGTATTAGTCGGTTTAGCTGCCGCCGCATTTGGTGCATGGCTAGCTTATTAA